CATCACTTGGCTCCCTGCGTGAAGCGGACGGCGGTGCCGTCGGCGATCACGGACTGGTTGTAGGAGTACTGCAGGGCGTCGGTGCCGGACTGGTTCAAGATGCCGACGGTGGCGCCGGCGCCCTTGTCCGCGACGGACTTGTACTGGAGGGTCACGGCGCCGGTGGCCTCGTCGAAGACGACCTCGAAGGTGGCGCGGCCCGAAGTGCCGTTAGCGTAGGCGGCGTTGTTCCACACGATCGCGAACTTGCGGCTGCCCTTGGTGCCGGTGGTGGCCGTCTGCACGGACGACTTCTTGTCGACCGTCAGGTCGTCCCACAGCGGGGCGACCAAGCCCTTCACACTGTTCACGCCGGTCGTCGGCAGGGCGCTGTTGTTGTAGTCACCGACGCGCGAGGACAGGAAGTTGACCAGGCCGTCCGTGGTGACCGAGGCGGAGGAGTACGCGACGCCGTAGTGCTTCACCGAGAAGGGCAGCGCGACGGTGGCCGAGTCCTCGTCACCGGACAGGGCGACCTTGTTGGAGCCCGCGATCCAGGAGTACGTGGCCGGGGCGCAGCTGTTGCCCGAGTTGTCCGTGCGGTTCGGGACCTGGACGTTCTTGGTCAGGTCGGCGGCGCCGACGGTGGCGCTGCCGTTGTAGACGCCGTTGCACAGGACCGGGGCCGCGGGCTTCACCGCCAGGCTGTAGGAGCCCTCGGAGACCTTGGCGAAGGAGTACTTGCCCTGGGCGTTCGAGGTCACGGCGTCCAGCGGCGAGCCGTTCAGCTCGACTCTCGCACCGGCGAGGGCCTTGCCGGTGACGTCGAGGACGGTGCCGGAGACCTGGTGCGAGGGAACCGCGGTCAGCGCGATGTCCTGGGTGAAGGCCTGCTGGGCGGCGAGCGTGACACCGGTCGCCGAGCCGTTCGCGTAGCCGTAGCCGCTGAAGGCGAAGGAGTACGTGCCGGCGGGCAGCGGCAGACGGTACGCGCCGTCCGCGCCGGTGGTGACCGTACGGACCGAGCCGGCGGCTTCGGTGGCCTTCACGGTGATGTTCGGCAGAGCCGCGCCGGTCGCCTTGTCGGTGGCCTTGCCGGTGACGGTGGCCGCGGTGTGCGGGGCCTTGTCGACGGAGGCGAGGATGTCGAGCTTGCCCTCACCCCAGACGTTGTTCATGCCGGCGGTGCCGCCGCAGTGCGTGTCGTCGACGTCGATCGCGCCCTCGTTGAGGAGCTTGCGCGTCTCGTCGATGTTGCCGATCAGCGACGGAGCCGCCGACCACAGCAGCGCGACCGCACCCGCGACGTGCGGCGTCGCCATCGACGTACCACTGATGGTCTTGTACGACGAACCCGGCCACGTGGAGGGGACGTTGACGCCCGGCGCCGAGATGTTCGGCTTCGCCGAGCCGTCGATCGGGGAGGGGCCGAAACCGGAGAAGGAAGCGATCTTGCCGGCTGAGTCGTAGGCGCCGACACCGTAGGACGAGACCTGCGCGCCGGGCGGGTGGGTCGTCGAACAGGTCTTGCCGTCACCGTCGTTGCCGGCCGCGAAGGCCTCGAAGATGCCCGCGGAGTTCCAGGCATCAAGGATGTCCTGGTAGAAGGGGGTGTTGCTGTCCGGGTTGCCCCAGGAGTTGTTGACGATGTTCGGGGCCAGGTCCGGGCGCGGGTTCTGACCGTTGTGGTCGGTCGGCGCGAGGATCCACTGACCGGCGGCGAGCAGGTCGTCGTCGTAGCAGTACTCGGTCCCGCAGCCCTTGGCGGCGATCCACTTCGCGTTCGGTGCGACGCCGATGCCGTTCTTGCCGACCATCGTGCCCATCGTGTGGGTGCCGTGGCCGTTGTTGTCACACGGGGTGCCGTCGGAGGGGCAGTTCCCGGACGGGTCGTAGAAGTTGTAGTCGTGTGTGAAGGTGCCGTCGCCGTTGTTGCCGCGGTACTGCTTCACCAGGTCCGGGTGGTCGTACTGCACACCGGAGTCGACGCTGGCGATGACGATGCCCTCGCCGCGGTCCTCGTACTGCTTCCACACCTGGTCGGCCTTGATGTCGGCGATGCCCCACTCGGGGGTGTCGTCGCCGCTGGCGGACGAGTCGGTCCCCGCCGACGTGGTGCGCGACTTGGTGACCTTCTTGTCGGAGGTCTCGGAGTCGTCGAGCTTGAACTTCTGCTCCTTGACGACCGACGCGACGTCCGAGCGCTTGGCGAGCTCGTTGACGAGGGCCTCGTCACCGGTGACCTGGATCGTGTTGGCGATCCAGTAGTCCTTGTGCCCGACCTTCTCCTTGTCCAGGAAGGAGGTGAGCGACTTCTGGCTGTCCGCGGCGTGCGCGCGCAGCTCCTTGTATGCGGCCTTGGCCTTGGCGGCGTGTGTCTTCTGCTTCTTGGCGCCGGACAGGTCCGCCTGGTCCTTCAGGACGACGAAGAACTTCGCGTCGCCGCCCTTGGCGACGGCGCTGCGCAGCGACGAGTCGATCTTCGCGGTGGCCGCGGCGGACGGGGTGTCGGCTGCGACGGCCGGCATGACGCCGGCGGCCAGAGCGGTCGCGGTGAACGCGGCCACTGCCCATGAATGGGGTCTCCCCTGTTCGAGCGAAGTCGAGAACTTGGGGAAGGATCTGCGCCGGGGCGGTCGGGGCAGGTGCATCGGGGTGCTCCTCCGGGAACGGTACGGGGAGTTCGCACGCTAGGAAGGCGCCGTTACTGAGGAATTACTGGCAGGGTGACGGGCGTCTCTGGCGCCCGAAAACTATCACCGCTAGTTTGGGTCGCAGGACCAGCAGGCAGTACCAGGCGAGTTCAGGCAGTACTCGGGAGGAGAGCCATGAAGGCCCACGACGGGATGTACATCGGCGGCGAGTGGCGGGCCGCCGCGGGCACGGACACGATCGCGGTGGTCGACCCGGCCGACGAGCAGGTCATCGCCCATGTCCCGGCGGGCATCGCCGAGGACGTCGACGCCGCCGTGTTCGCCGCCCACGAGGCGTTCCCCGCCTGGGCCGCGACGCCGCCCGCCGAGCGTGCCTCGAGGATCGCCGCCCTGCGCGACGTCCTCGTCGCCCGCAAGGACGAGATCGCCGAGACCGTCACCGCCGAACTCGGCGCGCCCCTGCAGTTCTCGCAGATGGTGCACGCCGGCGTGCCGATCCTGGTCGCCGGCTCGTACGCCGAACTCGCCGCCTCGTACGCCTTCGAGGAGAAGGTCGGCAACTCCACCGTCTACGCCGAGCCGGTCGGCGTCGTCGGCGCGATCACGCCCTGGAACTACCCGCTCCACCAGATCGTCGCGAAGGTCGCCCCCGCGCTCGCGGCGGGTTGCACCGTCGTGCTCAAGCCCGCCGAGGACACCCCGCTGACCGCCCAGCTCTTCGCCGAGGCCGTCTACGAAGCGGGCATCCCCGCGGGCGTGTTCAACCTCGTCACCGGCCTCGGCACCGTCGCCGGCCAGGCGCTCGCCGCGCACCCGGGCGTCGACCTGGTCTCCTTCACCGGCTCCACCGCCGTCGGCAAACAGATCGGCGCCACCGCGGGCGCGGCCGTCAAGCGCGTCGCCCTCGAACTCGGCGGCAAGTCCGCCAACGTCATCCTGCCGAGCGCCGACCTCGCCAAGGCCGTCGGCGTCGGCATCGCCAACGTCATGGGCAACTCCGGCCAGACGTGCAGCGCCTGGACCCGCATGCTCGTCCACACGTCCCAGTACGACGAGGCCGTCACGCTCGCGGCCGAGGCCGCCGCCAAGTACGGCGACCGCATCGGCCCGCTCGTCAACGCCAAGCAGCACGCGCGCGTGCGGGGCTACATCGAGAAGGGTGTCGCCGAGGGCGCCCGCCTCGTCGCCGGCGGCCCCGAAGCCCCGCGCGAGCGGGGCTACTTCGTCAGCCCGACCGTCTTCGCCGACGTCACCCCCGAGATGACCATCGCCCAGGAGGAGATCTTCGGCCCGGTCGTCTCGATCATCCGTTACGAGGACGAGGACGAGGCCCTGCGCATCGCCAACGGCACCGTGTACGGCCTCGCGGGCGCCGTCTGGGCGGCCGACGACGCCGAGGCGGTCGCGTTCGCGCGCCGCATGGACACCGGCCAGGTCGACATCAACGGCGGCCGCTTCAACCCCCTCGCCCCGTTCGGCGGTTACAAGCAGTCCGGCGTCGGCCGCGAGCTGGGCGCGCACGGCCTGTCCGAGTACCTCCAGACCAAGTCCCTCCAGTTCTAGGAGCTCCGCGCCTCATGGTCCGTGCCGCTGTACTGCCCGCCGTCGGCTCTCCCCTGGAGATCACGGAGATCGACCTGCCCGAGCCCGGCCCCGGCCAGGTCCGGGTCAGGCTCACCGCCGCCGGGGTCTGCCACTCCGACCTGTCCCTGACCAACGGCACGATGCGCGTGCCCGTCCCCGCCGTGCTCGGCCACGAGGGCGCCGGCACCGTCGTCTCCGTCGGCGAGGGCGTCACCCATGTCGCACCCGGCGACGGGGTCGTCCTCAACTGGGCGCCCGCGTGCGGAAAGTGCCACGCCTGCTCGCTCGGCGAGGTGTGGCTGTGCGCCGACGCCCTCACCGGCGCGGGCTCGGTGTACGCCCACCGCTCCGACGACGGCGGCGACCTCCACCCCGGCCTGAACGTCGCCGCGTTCGCCGAGGAGACGGTGGTCGCCGCGAACTGCGTCCTGCGCGCCCCCGAAGGCGTCCCCCTCACCGACGCGGCCCTCCTCGGCTGCGCCGTCCTGACCGGATACGGCGCTGTGCACCACTCGGCGCGGGTCCGCGAGGGCGAGACGGTCGCCGTGTTCGGCGTCGGCGGGGTCGGCCTCGCCACGCTGCAGGCGGCCCGTATCGCCGGCGCCTCGAAGATCATCGCGGTGGACGTCTCCCCGGAGAAGGAGGAGCTGGCCCGCAAGGCCGGCGCCACCGACTACGTCGTGGCCTCCGAGACCACCGCACGCGAGATCCGCGGCCTCACCGGCAAGCAGGGTGTGGACGTCGCGGTCGAGTGCGTGGGCCGCGCCGTGACCATCCGTACCGCGTGGGAGTCCACGCGGCGCGGCGGCCGCACCACGGTCGTCGGTATCGGCGGCAAGGATCAGCAGGTCACCTTCAACGCCCTGGAGCTCTTCCACTTCGGCCGCACGCTCTCGGGCTGCGTCTACGGCAACTCCGACCCGGCGAAGGACCTCCCGGTCCTGGCCGAGCACATCCGCGCGGGCCGCCTCGACCTGAGCGCGCTCGTCACCGAACACATCGCCCTCGACGGGATCCCCGCCGCCTTCGACAACATGGTCGCGGGCAAGGGCGGACGGGCGCTGGTCGTCTTCTAGACCCGGGTGGACCCGTGCCCCACGACCCCGGCCGCCCCCGCGCGGCCGGGGCCACAGGGCTGCCCGCACCCGGCCCGCGCTTTCCCATGCACAGGCAAAAACTGCTGCTGCGCAACCCGTTGACCCGCGTACCGTCTGGTCAGTATGTTCCCGGCACCGCGGCGCCGCGGACCGTCCCCTCCCCGCAGTCACCGGAGTGTGCACGCATGGACACGGCACCATCCGCTCGCCCCGCAGCCACCGCTTCCCCCGAAGCCGAGACCCGCGCCCGAAGGAAGGTCGCCACCGCAGCCGCGCTCGCCTCGGCCGTCGAGTGGTACGACTACTTCGTCTTCGGCATCGCGGCCGCCCTCGTGCTCGGCGACCTCTACTTCCCCTCCGGCAGCTCGTCGGCGGGCGTGCTCGCCGCCTTCGCGACCTTCGCCGTCGGCTTCCTGGCCCGCCCGCTCGGCGGGGTCATCGCCGGCCAGCTCGGCGACAAGCGCGGCCGCAAGCCCATGCTGGTCCTCGCCCTGACCCTGATGGGCCTCGCCACCACGGGCATTGGCCTGCTCCCCACGTACGACACGATCGGCGTGGCCGCGCCGATCCTCCTCGTCGCCCTGCGGGTCGTGCAGGGCCTCGCCGTCGGCGCCCAGTGGGGCGGCGCGATGCTGATGGCCACCGAGTACGCCCCCGAGGGCAAGCGCGGCCTCTACGGCAGCCTCGTCCAACTCGGCGTCCCCATCGGCGTGGTGACCGCCAACACCGTGTTCCTCGTCGCCGGCGCCCTCACCAGCGACAGCGCCTTCACCGCGTGGGGCTGGCGGCTCCCGTTCCTGGTGGGCCTGCTCGTCCTGGCCCTCGCCTGGTACATCCACGCGAAGGTCGAGGAGACCCCCGAGTTCAAGGCCGCGGAAGCGGAACTGGCGAAGGCGGAGGCGGACCGCTCCCGCTCCCCGCTGCGCAGGATCCTGCGCGAGCACCTCGGCACGGTCTTCCTCGCGGGCGGCTCCTTCGCCGTGAACACCGCGACGTTCTACATCATCATCACGGGAGTCCTCGACTACACGACCCGTGAACTCGGCATGGAGCGCGAGGCCGTCCTCACCGTCTCGCTCTGCATCAGCCTCACCCAGCTCGCCCTGATCCCCGCGTCGGCGGCCCTCTCCGACCGCATCGGACGGCTGCGGATCTACGCGCTCGGCGCCGCGGGCCTCGTCGTGTGGGCCGTGCCGATGTTCCTGCTCATCGACACCGGCTCACTGCTCTGGCTGGCCGTGGGCACCTTCGTCACCAGCTGCTTCCTGAGCATCATGTACGGGCCTCAGGCCGCGCTGTTCGCCGAGCTGTTCACCGCCGAGATGCGCTACACGGGAGCCTCGCTCGGCTACCAGATCGCGGCCGTGTTCGGCGGCGGACTCGCGCCGTTCGTGATGGTGCTGCTCCTGGAGGCGACCGGCACGTCGATGGCCGTCTCCGGCTACATCATCGGCCTCGGCGTGATCGCCCTGATCTCCATCAAGGTGCTTGCGGGGCGGGCGGCTGCGCGCTGAGCGTCCCCGCCGCCATCGGCTCCGGCACCGCGGGTGCCGGAGCCGAGGTGCGCAGCCCGGGGAAGGACCGGGCCGCCGCCAGGAAGGCGAATGTCGTCAGGACGAACGGCCAGGTGAACGTGTGCCCGCCCGACGGCGCGAACACCGCCGCCATGGCCGACGTCGCGGCCGTCGCGGTGAACGCGCCCACCGCCGCGTACGCCAGAGTGCGCGGACCCGCCTCCAGGAACACCCCGCACAGGGCCAGCGCCACAAGGATCGCGTTGTAGCCCATGGTCCCGTCCGCGATCTGCGCGGCGGGAGCGCCGAGCGCCCACGCGGAGAGGATCCCGACGAGGCTGCCCACGCCCGCCACGGCGGCGGCCCCGCGGCTCGCGACGAGCAGCGCGGCGAGGATGAGCGCGCCGACGTACCACTGCGGCATGAAGAAGATCTCTGCGAAGCCCGTGAAGAACCCGTGCCACAGATCGGAGAAGCCGAGCGACGTCGGACCGGTCGCCGCGTTCGTGAGGGCCGCGAGGCCGTCGCCGTGGTGCCAGATCCGCTCGAACCCCGGTGCCGCGGTGGTCATCGCGCTCGCGAGGAGGCAGTAGGGGAGCGTCAGCGACGGCAGGTTCCACACACCGAGCAGATTGACGACGGCCGCGGTGGCGACGGTGACGACGACGCAGCCGGCCGCGGCGAGCAGCGCGGTCGACAGATGGTCGGCGCCCAGGAACACCGCGAAACACAGCGCCGTCAGACAGGCGTTGAATCCTTCGAGGCCCGTCGAGACGCGCTCGCGGTCCGCGCCGAGCAGTCGCGAGGTGGCCGTGCCGAGCGCCGTTCCCGCGATCGCGTAGAGCCCGTACTCCCAGCCCGCGGCGAACAGTGCCACGGCGAGGAGCGCACCGGCCGGGACGCTGGACAGAAAGACGACCTGAGCCTGCCCGCGCAGGAGCTGAACGCCGAACTGTCTACAACCCGCTCCCCAATCAAGGGGTGATTTGCCAGGAGTTGGGCCGTACTTGGCCTGCCGCATCCCGTGCCCCCGTGTTACGTCCCTGTTTCACCCAGCAGAACGGAGGCACTTTACCGACATCCCCTGAAGTCCGGAAGAAGGGGTCTATCACGGCAGGAAGCTCCCTCCCGGCCGGCGCAGCGCCGCTGCCCCCATCCCCGGGCGCCGCTAGCGCAGCGCCCCCGCCTCGATCCCCAGCGCGTCGCCGAACGCCCGCTCCCCGGCCGGCGTGACCTTCACGGCCCGCTCCGACCCGATCCGCACGACCCAGCCCGCGTCGAACGCGTGGCTGCACAGGGCCGCGCCCGCCGTCCCCGCGAGATGCGGCCGGCGCTCGGTCCAGTCCAGGCACGCCCGCGCCAGGGGCCGGCGCCCCGACCGGTCGAGACCGATCCCCAACGCGCCGAACAGGTCCACCCCCTGCGGGGTCAGCGCGAACCCCGTATCCGTGCGCAGGTCCCCGCGCCGGACCAGCGCGTCCGTGAGCGCGATGCCGAGGCGGCCCGCGAGATGGTCGTAACAGGTGCGCCCGCGCGCCATCGCGTCCCGCGCGCTCACCGCCCGCAGGGTCTGCGGCCGCTCCCCGCCGTCAGGCGCCGCGTACGCCGCGAGTTCCTCCACGAGCCCGGCCACGCGCGCGTCCGCGAGCCGCACATAGCGGTGGCGCCCCTGCCGCTCCTCGGAGAGGAGGCCGCCCGAGACGAGCTTGCCCAGATGCTCGCTCGCCGTCGACGCCGCGACCCCCGCGTGCCGCGCCAGCTCACCGGCGGTCCACGCCCGCCCGTCGAGGAGGGCGAGCAGACAGGCCGCGCGGGTCTCGTCGGCCATCAGTGCGGCGAGCGCGGCGAGGCGCGGTGCGCCGGGTTCCCTGGACTTCATGGGTCAAGCATGCGCCCGGCACGGTTCGGTGACCGCCGAAACGTCAGTGCAGCGCCGCGACCTGCTCGTACTGCAGCGTGAGCCCGTCGAGGAGCGCCCGCAGGCCCGTCTCGAAGGCCCGCTCGTCGATCAGCTCCTGGCGGTCGGCGAGCAGATGCGCCTGGCCGAGGTGGGGGTAGTCGGCGGGGTCGTACGCCGTCTCGTCGTCGACGAAGCCCCCGGCAAAGGAACCGAGCGCGGAGCCCGTCACGAAGTACCGCATGAGCGCGCCGATCGACGTGGCCTGCGCCGGGGGCCAGCCCGCGTCCACCATCGAGCCGAACACGGCATCGGCGAGCCGGAGCCCCGCGGGCCTGCGCCCAGGCCCCTGGGCGAGCACGGGGACGATGTTGGGGTGCGCGAGCAGAGCCGCCCGGTAGGACACCACCCAGTCGTGCAGGGCCGTGCGCCAGTCGCGCCCGTCCGCTGCGTCGAACATCGACAGGTCGACCTGCGCGCTCACCGAGTCGGCGACCGCCTCAAGGATCTGGTCCTTGGTGCGGAAGTGGTTGTACAGCGAGGGGCCGCTCACGCCCAGCTCGGCGGCGAGCCGCCGCGTGGAGACGGCCGCGAGGCCCTCGGCGTCGACGAGAGAGAGCGCCGCCGTGACGATGCGGTCTCTGCTCAGGAGGGGCTTGCGCGGTCGGGCCATGCGGCACATAGTAGGGCTGTAAACCAAAAACTAGCAGTGCTAATTTAGTGCTCATTCACTCATGCCTGAGGTGTGGTCCATGAATCTGGAGCTCAGCGAGGAGCAGACGGCTGTCCGTCAGCTCGCCAAGGACTTCGTGGCACGCGAGATCACCCCGAACGTCGTCGGCTGGGACCGCGCCGAAGAGGTCGACCGCGGCATCGTCAAGAAGCTCGGCGACGTCGGCTTCCTGGGCCTGACCATCGACGAACAGTACGGCGGCTCGGGCGGCGACCACCTGGCGTACTGCCTGGTCACGGAGGAGCTGGGGCGCGGCGACTCGTCCGTGCGCGGCATCGTCTCCGTCTCGCTGGGCCTGGTCACCAAGACGATCCAGTCCTACGGGACCGAGGAGCAGAAGCGGGAGTGGCTGCCGCGGCTCACGGCCGGCGAGGCCCTCGGCTGCTTCGGGCTCACCGAGCCCGGCACCGGCTCCGACGCCGGCAGCCTCACCACCCGGGCCGTCCGTGACGGCGACGACTACGTGATCAACGGCTCCAAGATGTTCATCACGAACGGCACCTGGGCCGACCTCGTCCTCCTCTTCGCCCGCTCCACCGACGCCCCCGGACACAAGGGCGTCACCGCCTTCCTCGTCCCGACGGACACCCCCGGCCTCACCCGCCGCACCATCCACGGCAAGCTCGGCCTGCGCGGCCAGGCCACCGCCGAGCTGGTCCTCGAGGACGTCCGCGTGCCCGCCTCCGCGATGCTCGGCCCGGAGGGCAAGGGCTTCTCCGTCGCCATGTCGGCGCTCGCCAAGGGACGTATGTCGGTGGCCGCGGGCTGCGTCGGCATCGCGCAGGCCGCGCTGGACGCCGCCGTGGGATACGCGGCGGAGCGCGAGCAGTTCGGCAAGTCCATCGCCTCGTACCAGCTGGTGCAGGAGCTGATCAGCGACATATCCGTCGACGTGGACGCCGCGCGCCTGCTGACCTGGCGCGTCGCCGACCTCATCGACCGCGGCGAGGACTTCGCGACCGCCGCCTCCAAGGCCAAGCTCTTCGCCTCCGAGGCCGCGGTGCGCTGCGCGAACAACGCCCTCCAGGTCTTCGGCGGCTACGGCTACATCGACGAGTACCCGGTCGGCAAACTCCTGCGCGACGCCCGCGTCATGACCCTCTACGAGGGCACCAGCCAGATCCAGAAGCTCATCATCGGCCGCGCGCTCACCGGCGTATCGGCCTTCTGAGACCGGGCTGTCGGGTCAGACTTCCGAGTCCGGCTTCCGAGTCCGGCTTCTGAGTACGTTTCTGAGTACGCGAGCGGATGGGGGTGCGCCCCCGTCCGCTCCATGCTGTCGCCCATGAGTGACACACCGGTCAAGCACAGGACCACCAACGCCTTCTACGGACAGGCCGTCGCCTCCTTCGCGCTCGCGCTCGTGGCGACCGCCGTCGGGATCTACCGCATCGACGCCAGCGGCTGGGTCCGCGGCTTCCTCGCCATCGCCGTCCTCTATCTGACGACCTCCGCGTTCACGCTCGCCAAGGTCATCCGGGACCGTCAGGAGGTCGATCAGGTCGTCAGCCGTATCGACCAGGCCCGCATCGACAAGATCCTCGCCGAGCACGATCCCTTCAAGCCCGCCGCCTGACATACGGAACTAAGCGCTCGCTCACCTCTAGGGGTATGGTGTTCGTCCTGTCCACGGGAGGATGTGAGCGAGCGATGAGCGCGGAGCGGCACGGCCAGAACGAGGCTGCCACGGACGACATGTCCTGGGCCGAGGTCACCCCGGACGCGGCCAGGCGGCTGCTGATCGCCGCCGTCGAGGCGTTCGCGGAGCGCGGCTACCACGCGACCACCACCAGGGACATCGCGAGCCGGGCCGGCATGAGCCCGGCCGCGCTCTACATCCACTACCGGACCAAGGAGGACCTGCTCCTCCGCATCAGCCGCATCGGCCACGAGAAGGCCCTGGAGATCCTCAAGGACGCGGCCGCCGAGGAGGGCACCGCCTCCGAGCGGCTCTCCGAGGCCGTACGGTCCTTCGTCCGCTGGCATGCGGCACGCCATCTGACGGCGCGCGTCGTGCAGTACGAGCTGGACTCGCTCGGCGAGGAGCACCGGCCCGAGATCGTGGCCCTGCGCCGCGAGAGCGACGCGACCGTGCGCGAGATCATCAACGACGGTGTGAAGGCGGGGGAGTTCGACGTCCCGGACGTCCCGGGCACCACGCTGGCCGTGCTGTCGCTCTGCATCGACGTGGCGCGCTGGTTCAACACGGAGGGCCGCCGGACGCCCGACGAGGTCGGCGCGCTGTACGCCGACCTCGTCCTGCGGATGGTGGGGGTCCGGGTTTCCTGACCCCGGCGGAGCTCAGAGGTAGTAGCGGGACACCGACTCGGCGACACACACCGGCTTGTCGCCGCCGTCGCGCTCCACGGTGAAGGCGACCGAGACCTGGACGCCGCCGGGCACGTCGTCGACGCCGGTGATCTTCGCGGTGGCGCGCAGCCGGGAGCCGACCGGCACGGGGGCGGGGAAGCGGACCTTGTTCGTCCCGTAGTTCACGCCCATCTTCATGCCGTCGACCCGGATCAGCTGCGGCCCGAAGAGGGGGAGCAGCGACAGGGTCAGATAGCCGTGCGCGATCGTAGTGCCGAACGGCCCCTCCTTGGCGCGCTCGGGGTCGACGTGGATCCACTGGTGGTCACCCGTGGCGTCCGCGAACTGGTCGATCCGCTTCTGCTCGATCTCGACCCAGTCGCTGTACCCGAGCTGCTCGCCCACCGCCGCGCGCAGCTCGTCGACCGTCGCAAAAACCCTCGGCTCTGCCATGTCCTGGCCTCCCATGTATGCACCATGTGCGGATCTCTAAGGCAATGTCTAAGCGCTTGCTCAGCATGCTAGGGCGGGCGACCTCTGTCAACGATGTCAGGGTCCGCCCAGTAGGCTCGGCACGGTGCCCCAGATTCCAGTGAAGATCCACGAACTCACCGTCGGTCAGCTGTCGGCGCGCAGCGGAGCCGCCGTCTCGGCCCTGCACTTCTACGAGGCCAAGGGCCTGATCAGCAGCCGTCGCACGACGGGTAACCAGCGCCGCTACCAGCGCGACACCCTGCGCCGGGTCGCGTTCATCCGCGCCGCGCAGCGCGTCGGCATCCCGCTCGCCACGATCCGTGACGCGCTGTCCGAGCTGCCCGAGGGGCGCACCCCGACCCGCGAGGACTGGGCGCACCTCTCCGAGGCCTGGCGCTCCGAACTGGACCAGCGCATCACCCAGCTGGGGCGGCTGCGCGACCATCTGACCGACTGCATCGGCTGCGGCTGTCTGTCCCTGGAGAACTGTGTGCTCTCCAACCCGGACGACGTGTTCGGCGAGCGCCTCACCGGCTCCCGCCTGATGAGGGAGAACCGGGAAGGCGCCTGAGGGGCCGCCGCTCAGCGGGGCGCCGAGACCAGCCCCGACTCGTAGGCGATGATGACGAGTTGGACCCGGTCCCGGGCGCCCAGTTTGGTGAACAGGCGCGCCACGTGCGACTTGGTCGTGGCCACGGTGATGTAGAGCTCGTCCGCGATCTCGCTGTTCGACCGGCCGAGCCCCACCAGTGTCAGGACCTCGCGCTCCCGCTCGGTGATGCCCTCGACCGGGCGCGGCGCGCGGGCGGGCGACGGCTCGGGGCGCCGCACGAAGTCCGCGATGAGGCGGCGCGTGATGCCCGGCGCGATCAGCGCGTCCCCGGCGGCGACGACCCGGATCGCGGCGAGGATGTCGTCGAGCGCCATGTCCTTGACCGCGAAACCGCTCGCGCCGGCGCGCAGCGCGCCGTAGACGTGGTCGTCCTCGTCGAAGGTGGTCAGGACGAGCACACGGGTCGCCCCCGCGCCCGACGTGACCAGGTTCGTGGCCTCGATCCCGTTCATGCCCGGCATCCGGATGTCCATCACGATCACGTCGGGGCTGACCTCCTTCGCCAGCCGGACCGCCTCCTCGCCGTTCGCCGCTTCCCCGACGACCTCCAGGTCGGGGGTGTCGGCGATGAGGACGCGCAGCCCGGAGCGTACGAGCGGCTGGTCGTCGGCGAGCACCACGCGCACGGTCATCGGGCGTCCGCCCCGGCCGCGGCGGTGCCGTCCGCCGGTGTGGCCACCGGCTCCGGAAGCGGCAGCCGTGCCGCCACCCGGAATCCGCCCTCCGGCCGCGGCCCCGCGCTGAACTCCCCGTGCAGCAGCGCCACCCGCTCCCGCATCCCGGTGATGCCGAACCCCACGCCCGTCCCCGCGCCCTGCATCCCACGCCCCTCGTCGACGACCTCCACGGAC
The DNA window shown above is from Streptomyces sp. NBC_01445 and carries:
- the soxR gene encoding redox-sensitive transcriptional activator SoxR; translated protein: MPQIPVKIHELTVGQLSARSGAAVSALHFYEAKGLISSRRTTGNQRRYQRDTLRRVAFIRAAQRVGIPLATIRDALSELPEGRTPTREDWAHLSEAWRSELDQRITQLGRLRDHLTDCIGCGCLSLENCVLSNPDDVFGERLTGSRLMRENREGA
- a CDS encoding YiaA/YiaB family inner membrane protein; protein product: MSDTPVKHRTTNAFYGQAVASFALALVATAVGIYRIDASGWVRGFLAIAVLYLTTSAFTLAKVIRDRQEVDQVVSRIDQARIDKILAEHDPFKPAA
- a CDS encoding ArsR/SmtB family transcription factor; translated protein: MKSREPGAPRLAALAALMADETRAACLLALLDGRAWTAGELARHAGVAASTASEHLGKLVSGGLLSEERQGRHRYVRLADARVAGLVEELAAYAAPDGGERPQTLRAVSARDAMARGRTCYDHLAGRLGIALTDALVRRGDLRTDTGFALTPQGVDLFGALGIGLDRSGRRPLARACLDWTERRPHLAGTAGAALCSHAFDAGWVVRIGSERAVKVTPAGERAFGDALGIEAGALR
- a CDS encoding TetR/AcrR family transcriptional regulator, producing MSAERHGQNEAATDDMSWAEVTPDAARRLLIAAVEAFAERGYHATTTRDIASRAGMSPAALYIHYRTKEDLLLRISRIGHEKALEILKDAAAEEGTASERLSEAVRSFVRWHAARHLTARVVQYELDSLGEEHRPEIVALRRESDATVREIINDGVKAGEFDVPDVPGTTLAVLSLCIDVARWFNTEGRRTPDEVGALYADLVLRMVGVRVS
- a CDS encoding MaoC family dehydratase, whose amino-acid sequence is MAEPRVFATVDELRAAVGEQLGYSDWVEIEQKRIDQFADATGDHQWIHVDPERAKEGPFGTTIAHGYLTLSLLPLFGPQLIRVDGMKMGVNYGTNKVRFPAPVPVGSRLRATAKITGVDDVPGGVQVSVAFTVERDGGDKPVCVAESVSRYYL
- a CDS encoding TetR/AcrR family transcriptional regulator: MARPRKPLLSRDRIVTAALSLVDAEGLAAVSTRRLAAELGVSGPSLYNHFRTKDQILEAVADSVSAQVDLSMFDAADGRDWRTALHDWVVSYRAALLAHPNIVPVLAQGPGRRPAGLRLADAVFGSMVDAGWPPAQATSIGALMRYFVTGSALGSFAGGFVDDETAYDPADYPHLGQAHLLADRQELIDERAFETGLRALLDGLTLQYEQVAALH
- a CDS encoding urea transporter translates to MRQAKYGPTPGKSPLDWGAGCRQFGVQLLRGQAQVVFLSSVPAGALLAVALFAAGWEYGLYAIAGTALGTATSRLLGADRERVSTGLEGFNACLTALCFAVFLGADHLSTALLAAAGCVVVTVATAAVVNLLGVWNLPSLTLPYCLLASAMTTAAPGFERIWHHGDGLAALTNAATGPTSLGFSDLWHGFFTGFAEIFFMPQWYVGALILAALLVASRGAAAVAGVGSLVGILSAWALGAPAAQIADGTMGYNAILVALALCGVFLEAGPRTLAYAAVGAFTATAATSAMAAVFAPSGGHTFTWPFVLTTFAFLAAARSFPGLRTSAPAPAVPEPMAAGTLSAQPPAPQAP
- a CDS encoding acyl-CoA dehydrogenase family protein; its protein translation is MNLELSEEQTAVRQLAKDFVAREITPNVVGWDRAEEVDRGIVKKLGDVGFLGLTIDEQYGGSGGDHLAYCLVTEELGRGDSSVRGIVSVSLGLVTKTIQSYGTEEQKREWLPRLTAGEALGCFGLTEPGTGSDAGSLTTRAVRDGDDYVINGSKMFITNGTWADLVLLFARSTDAPGHKGVTAFLVPTDTPGLTRRTIHGKLGLRGQATAELVLEDVRVPASAMLGPEGKGFSVAMSALAKGRMSVAAGCVGIAQAALDAAVGYAAEREQFGKSIASYQLVQELISDISVDVDAARLLTWRVADLIDRGEDFATAASKAKLFASEAAVRCANNALQVFGGYGYIDEYPVGKLLRDARVMTLYEGTSQIQKLIIGRALTGVSAF